A stretch of the Planktothricoides raciborskii GIHE-MW2 genome encodes the following:
- a CDS encoding tetratricopeptide repeat protein, with translation MNGGPVLNHRGEIVGVHAKGDRDEKGIENSWNLGIPIQIFINPETYANLKQQEKKTANDYYSQGIAFFHEKDYAAALGSLDEAIKLDANMGKAFLLRGTAHYFLDNTEKAIADYTKAIELNPQDPANYNLRGNAYTRYNINKDNLEKAIADYTKAIELNPQDPAAYKNRGSAYQLLNGLYKAKDSLDLAIADYTKVIELNLQDAAAYNSRGWVYSESKKYDLALADYTKAIKINPQDAAAYNGRGWVYSASKKYDLAMADYTNAIELNPQDAAAYNSRGLLYLESKKYDLAIADYTKVIKLEQNYFHAYESRAKAYKELKKYDLAIADYIKGGDSYYGLKQYKSAIANYTKAIELNSKYAEAYNLRGNAYFCSQKYDLAIADYTKAVELDPKFAWAYNNRGNAYYNLQKYDLAIADYTKAIELDRNYVNAYNNRGNAYQDLKKYDLAIADYTKAIELDPNFAWAYNNRGNAYKNLQKYDLAIADYNKAVELDRNFAWAYNNRGNAYKDLQKYDLAIADYSQTINLEPNYSFLYNNRGLAYDNLQKYDLAIADYTKAIELDPNYSWAYNNRGLAYDNLQKYDLAIADYTKAIELDPNYSWAYNSRGNAYKELQKYDLAIPDYTKAIELDPNYSWAYYNRGDAYKNLKKYDLAIVDYTKAIELDPTNFDVYNNRGDAYKNLKKYDLAIADYAKAIKAVFD, from the coding sequence ATGAATGGCGGGCCGGTGTTGAATCACCGAGGGGAAATTGTCGGGGTTCACGCAAAAGGCGATCGCGATGAAAAGGGCATAGAAAATAGCTGGAATTTAGGGATTCCCATTCAGATATTTATCAATCCAGAAACTTACGCGAATCTGAAACAACAAGAAAAGAAAACTGCTAATGATTATTACAGTCAAGGAATCGCTTTTTTCCATGAAAAAGATTATGCCGCCGCTTTGGGATCATTGGACGAAGCTATAAAACTCGATGCCAATATGGGCAAAGCTTTTCTCCTTCGGGGAACGGCTCATTATTTTCTAGATAACACAGAAAAAGCGATCGCTGATTATACAAAAGCGATCGAACTAAATCCACAAGATCCAGCGAATTACAATCTTAGAGGTAATGCCTATACGCGGTATAATATTAATAAAGATAATTTAGAAAAAGCGATCGCTGATTACACAAAAGCGATCGAACTAAATCCACAAGATCCGGCAGCTTATAAAAATCGTGGTTCGGCATACCAGTTGTTGAATGGGTTGTACAAAGCTAAAGATAGTTTAGATTTAGCGATCGCTGATTACACAAAAGTGATCGAACTAAATTTACAAGATGCGGCAGCTTATAATAGTCGTGGTTGGGTTTACTCAGAATCAAAAAAATATGATTTAGCGCTGGCTGATTACACCAAAGCGATCAAAATAAACCCACAAGATGCGGCGGCTTATAATGGTCGTGGTTGGGTTTACTCAGCATCAAAAAAATATGATTTAGCTATGGCTGATTACACCAACGCAATCGAACTAAATCCACAAGATGCGGCGGCTTATAATAGTCGTGGTCTACTTTACTTGGAATCAAAAAAATATGATTTAGCGATCGCTGATTACACCAAAGTCATAAAACTAGAGCAAAATTATTTTCATGCTTACGAGAGTCGGGCTAAGGCATACAAAGAATTAAAAAAATATGATTTAGCTATAGCCGATTACATTAAAGGGGGTGACTCCTACTATGGCTTGAAACAATATAAATCAGCGATCGCTAATTACACGAAAGCGATCGAACTCAATTCCAAATATGCTGAGGCTTACAATCTTCGTGGTAATGCCTATTTTTGCTCACAAAAATATGATTTAGCCATAGCTGATTACACCAAAGCCGTAGAACTGGATCCTAAATTTGCTTGGGCTTACAATAATCGGGGTAATGCCTACTATAATTTACAAAAATATGATTTAGCCATAGCTGATTACACTAAAGCCATAGAACTGGATCGGAACTATGTTAATGCTTACAATAATCGGGGTAATGCCTACCAAGACTTAAAAAAATATGATTTAGCCATAGCTGATTACACCAAAGCCATAGAACTGGATCCGAACTTTGCTTGGGCTTACAATAATCGGGGTAATGCCTACAAAAACTTACAAAAATATGATTTAGCTATAGCTGATTACAACAAAGCCGTAGAACTGGATCGGAACTTTGCTTGGGCTTACAATAATCGAGGTAATGCCTACAAAGACTTACAAAAATATGATTTAGCCATAGCTGATTACAGCCAGACTATCAACCTGGAGCCTAACTATTCTTTCCTTTACAATAATCGAGGTTTGGCCTACGATAACTTACAAAAATATGATTTAGCCATAGCCGATTACACCAAGGCCATAGAACTTGATCCTAACTATTCTTGGGCTTACAATAATCGGGGTTTGGCCTACGATAACTTACAAAAATATGATTTAGCCATAGCCGATTACACCAAGGCCATAGAACTTGATCCTAACTATTCTTGGGCTTACAATAGTCGGGGTAATGCCTACAAAGAGTTACAAAAATATGATTTAGCCATACCCGATTACACCAAGGCCATAGAACTTGATCCTAACTATTCTTGGGCTTATTATAATCGGGGTGATGCCTACAAAAACTTAAAAAAATATGATTTAGCCATAGTCGATTACACTAAGGCCATAGAACTCGATCCGACCAATTTTGATGTTTACAATAACCGGGGTGATGCCTACAAAAACTTAAAAAAATATGATTTAGCCATAGCCGATTACGCCAAAGCCATAAAAGCGGTTTTTGACTAA
- a CDS encoding serine protease: protein MIKWQKMGIVFACLVIGGIGGCSVVKNDGLDLPLGQEAIAKKGKEFTVIIDGCGAGSGAIVKRERNTYSVLTAYHVVEKKDLNCLIITPDQETYQVKGDTITKPVADVDLGVLTFTSDKNYPVAKLGDSEKVVEATSIYVLGVPGSSAAISHRTVLFNSGKITGRVPEPKNGYI, encoded by the coding sequence ATGATCAAATGGCAAAAAATGGGGATAGTTTTTGCTTGCCTGGTAATTGGCGGAATTGGTGGCTGTTCTGTGGTAAAAAATGATGGGCTTGATCTGCCTTTGGGTCAGGAAGCGATCGCCAAAAAAGGTAAGGAATTCACGGTGATTATTGATGGGTGCGGTGCCGGGTCGGGGGCAATTGTTAAGCGAGAAAGAAATACTTATTCGGTGCTGACTGCCTATCATGTGGTGGAAAAGAAGGATTTGAATTGTTTAATTATTACTCCAGACCAAGAAACTTATCAGGTGAAAGGAGATACTATCACCAAACCTGTGGCGGATGTGGATTTAGGGGTGCTGACTTTTACCAGTGATAAAAATTACCCAGTGGCGAAATTGGGCGATTCAGAAAAGGTGGTAGAAGCAACCAGCATTTATGTTCTCGGTGTTCCTGGTAGTAGTGCAGCAATTTCGCATCGCACGGTGTTATTTAATTCAGGCAAGATTACTGGTAGAGTACCGGAACCGAAGAATGGTTATATTTGA